The DNA region AGATCGCTGAGTCGGTGGGCTATGAGTTGCCTGCCGATAGTGCCGTTCTACAGGATCTTGGTTTTCAAGGATTTGAAGTTGCTGATGTGGAAACCCTGATGCCCCACAAGAAACCTCGTGGGCGTGAACTGACTCCATTTGAGAAAGCTGTCAATCGTATCATCAGTCGCTCTCGTGTCTACGTGGAACACGCCATCTCTAGTATCAAGCGGTGTCGAGCCGTTCGTGACTCTCTACGCCTGATTCGTGCCGAGATGTCGGACATGGTAATGGAGATTGCTTGTGGTTTGCATAACCTGCGTTTGCGGCTTTACCCCTGGCAAAAAGTCCCTATGCCGGGAGAGCCTTGGTGAATCAGGATAACGTCTAATGGTTTTTTCGCGCTATATTGCAACTCGCGGCTTTCTTGCCGCCCTGACCGTGGTTGGCCTCGCCGCCCTTCCACAAACCGCACAGGCACAACGCATCTCCGGTGTTACGGCATCATCGAATATGGGGTCTTTTTCAAGTACCAATATTGCAAATACGGTAAATGGTGTCGGCTTGGACTCCCTTTCACTAACGGCAAACCATGCCGTGGCTAACTTCGGCGATTATTGGTTAAGCAGTTTCGGTGCTGCGACGGGGATCATTGATTTTGATCTTGGGGGGCTCTACGATGTGTCGGGATTTTCCTTCTGGAACGCCCGTGATGTTGTTCAAACCGAAACAGGCATCCGGGGAGTCGCTGTGACGTTCTCGACGAATGGTAGTAGCTTCTTTTCCGCTTTAGGCACGCCAACAGAGTTTGCACAGGCGACCACTTCCAGCGCCACCAATGCGCCCGAGATCTTCTCCTTCTCTCCGGTCAGTGCAAGCTATGTGCGCTTCACGGTGACCAGCAACTGGGGAAACCCCAACCTAACAGGCTTTAACGAGGTCGGGTTTAGTGGCACCGTCTCCACGCCTTCGTCGGTTACCCCTGAGCTTCCCGGTGCGATGCAGCTCCTTCCCGCGCTGCTCCCGGTTGCGCTGATCGGTGCCCGCAAGCGCTTCAAGAAAGCCTAGCCCGCGCCCTTAAAGTTAAGACAAAGGCTCCGAGGGTTGCGAGACCCTCGGGGCCTTTTCTGTTTTCTAAGCGAGCGAGGGAGCATCGCTTGTAATCGCATCTCCTTCAGCAGCAGTTGCCGATCCCTTTGCTGCAAATGTATCCACATTTTCTCAAAATGCATCTCCATCTCCTCGAAATGCATCTCCATTTGTTGCAATCGGATTGACGATTCTTTGCTAGATAGATACAATTGCTCCATCTCTTGGAAGGAATTAAGAAAACGATGGGATACAAACGACGTACCTCTCTCGCACTGGAAGCGGCTCAGACACGACGAGACAATTTAAAGAAGATCGACCCCGCTCTGGACTTAGGCCATGGCAACACGCTTGCTGCCTACGAATCGGAGATCGTTGCGGTGCAAGCAAAGCTGAGTGCCTACAACCAGATCCTAGCCGCCGCCGATGATGCGCTAAATCAACTACAAGACGCGGAGAAGACCCTTAAGAAGCGCTCCACGCGCATGCTGGCTGGGGTGGGAGCGGCGTTTGGTAAGGAGAGCAGCCAGTACGAGATGGCAGGCGGAACCAGGGAGGGCGGCGGGTAGGCATCCCTCACGGAATACGGCAA from Armatimonas rosea includes:
- a CDS encoding HARBI1 family protein yields the protein MDVTERPVPRPTDQQRQRDLYSGKKKRHTLKNAILIDEDCRIVHLSETVKGTMADKKIAESVGYELPADSAVLQDLGFQGFEVADVETLMPHKKPRGRELTPFEKAVNRIISRSRVYVEHAISSIKRCRAVRDSLRLIRAEMSDMVMEIACGLHNLRLRLYPWQKVPMPGEPW
- a CDS encoding discoidin domain-containing protein, with translation MVFSRYIATRGFLAALTVVGLAALPQTAQAQRISGVTASSNMGSFSSTNIANTVNGVGLDSLSLTANHAVANFGDYWLSSFGAATGIIDFDLGGLYDVSGFSFWNARDVVQTETGIRGVAVTFSTNGSSFFSALGTPTEFAQATTSSATNAPEIFSFSPVSASYVRFTVTSNWGNPNLTGFNEVGFSGTVSTPSSVTPELPGAMQLLPALLPVALIGARKRFKKA